Part of the Schistocerca cancellata isolate TAMUIC-IGC-003103 chromosome 9, iqSchCanc2.1, whole genome shotgun sequence genome is shown below.
TCCGATAAAGCAGATCGCTAGAAGCTTTCGCTTTTATGCTAGAGGTGTAAGGTAGAGAGGACTAGAGAGGAATGGTAAGGGTTATTCATATAGTCTGATGTAAAATCTTCGCTCCCTCGATTTTCTTGGCAAGTAAATGCTGTGACTTCTATTTTATCTATCAAACTTGTGCTTTCGATTTATAAGTACGGCCCACTACTCGCCTACGTGCCGCAATATTACCAGGGTTCAGCGTATCGACGATTCCCAACATGGGTGCGGTAAAGACTCACTTAAAACGACCGTCCAAGCGTCAGATTCAAACTGTGGGGACGACCGGCACGACCTCTTTTGCCAGGAAgcttgtgcgtgcgtgtgcgtgcgcgcacgcgcgcgcgtgtgtgtgtgtgtgtgtgtgtgtgtgagcaataTATTGCAAAGTACTTAGTGCTGAAGTGGACCAGTAACGTGTGTGTGACAACTCCCCGTTTTCAGGTACACTCGCGAGGACGCGACCACTCGTGAGGAGGAAGGGACCGTGGAGAACGACGAGCTGAAGGTGCGGGGCTCCTACATGTTCGCGACGCCGGAGGGCACGGTGCACAAGGTGGGGTACGTCGCCGACAAAGACGGCTACCGCGCCTCCTCCGAGCCGCCagaccagcagctgctcgaccgcctGGGCACGAACGCCGGACTCACGCTCGTCGGGAAGTGAAACGTGTGTCTTGATACGTTGTGATGTTCCTTTCCTGTGGCTCTGAGATGTGATCTGAGCAAAGACTCCACGCCAGGAGTAACACAGTTGATTAAAAAACAGTTTCCTGTCTTACTGATCATCATGAAAGACTGCAGGGCCTAACTTTCATGAGTAACAGGCCACGATATAGTTGCAGTGAACTGGCTAATTAAAATTATGTAATTCTTATAGATAACGATATTACTTAAATAGAAACTATGGGGACAAATTTCAGGAGGGTTACCCTGAGATTAGAAGTAACTCGATCATCAGCATTTAATACACAACAGTGTACTATTTTCCACTGTTGTGTCAGTTCTGTAAGCAGAACTTCCGTGTGAAACATCCGTAGATAGATTAGTGGGTTACTTTATTTTTCTGAATGTATCAGTGTGTCAATGAACAGTCTTTCCGGGTATGTTACTGAAACGACTACAAGTCAACAGTTAGTACACGTTAGCCTTTCCTCCAATGGATGTGATCGAATAAGCCATGTAGCAGAATATCCCAATTACGTTGACAACTGTGGGCAAATGTTACTGCCAATTTGGTGTAAGGTGATACGGATATTGAATAGCGGTTCAGCACGCATCAGCTCTTCAGCTATCGCTCTGCCAAAGGCCAATACTCAAGCACTAATGAGTGAGTGTTCTGTCCTACGTTCAGGTGTACTGAACCTGGTTGAACATTTACTCCAACACCTTTGCAGATACGGTGATGACCCATTGCTGATGCTATGATTAGACAATTTCTTGCTGATTTTCTATGCATCATTATGGTAGTTAAGTCTAATGAAGATACTAAATCAGCACCGGTGCCATACGCAATTTAGATAACCACTTTATCCAGTCTTTGACTACCAACACCCCCTACTTGCAAACATTCTACCCAGAAGGAACTCAGTCCCTCACAAACTGCATATGGAAACATGCATATGGGTATAAGATTCTACTGAAGTCCGTGTTGCTTTCCGAGCAGCCCATTTCCTTTGGTATTGTGTGAATGTCATCACGTCTTTTTACTAACATGAACATTCGTCAATTCTGGAGGAACGCTCAGCATGTATTATCGGAAATACCTATTTCTGAACccttatatgaaagttttcagttcCTTTCTTGTCACAAGTTGCTGTAATTTATTGCTGTAGTTTCTGTTCATCCAGTACTCTATACCGTTGTACTTTCAGTATCCTGTACTCGCAGAGACGAAAAACCTCATATCTGGACACTGCAATTTTTTCCTCATTCTGAACTGCAATAAAAgtaattatgttattattattattattgttattattatgtaaattatttattgttcTTAAGTCACTCaggaaaataataatttcaaatatataaaaaagtaaAGCAGTTCGTTTTATTTGCTGTGTACCACACGTTTTTCAACCACTGACACAGATCACCGAAAATTTCGAGCGATATTGTAGGTGCAAAGAAGCAAAACTATTGTGTAAAGTTGCACTGAGGCATGGACACTTGCCGGGGTGTTACATACTAACATTAATACTATTAAACAAACCAACGTCATTGGCAGTCACACCGATTACTTGGTTACTGAACCAGCGTGGATTTCTAAATGCTACGTTTTTATTCAAAGTCATTTCGTGACAGGTTTCAACAGTGTGAGAAGAATACCACGAATGAATTCAATTCTGTAACCAGTTTCTGGATGCTAAGTtcatcgaggaggaggaggaggagattactgtttaacgtcccgtcgacaacgaggtcattaagacggagcacaagctcggattagggaaggatggggaaggaaatcggccgtgccctgtcaaaggaaccatcccggcatttgcgtgaagtgatctagggaaatcacggaaaacctaaatcaggatggccggacgcgggattgaaccgtcgtcctcccgaatgcgagtccagtgtgctaaccactgcgccaccccgctctgtCTAAGTTCATCGAATGTAATTAAATTACTACATGTTCGGTTTACTGATACGAAGTAAATTGTCTTTTCTATTTGCAACGATAACGCGTCTAACTTCTGTGAATGGTGTCAAAATGTAACAcattatatattgtgaaaattactGTTCACATGAATCTATAATCCGACCCACAATGACAGACTAAGCTTTAGAGTCAGGGTAACGACAGTAATCAGCCTCTCATCAAACAACAGCAAATGGGTCACTCAGTTCCAAGCCATGAAAGTTCGGATGATATTGACGAGACGACCTATTTTTAGCCAGATGAAGTAAACTCGTAACGCCACTTGCCTGAAAAGAGATTTTCTGACAGGGACACTTACTTTACACAACATTTCACAGTGGGTGTAGCAAAATGAAACTAAATTTTCGCTTGAATATAATCCGTGTAATTATCTGCAAATGTAGTTAAACCACGACCTCACTTGTAACAGTAATGCTCAGAAAACAGGTGACAAACAGAGATCCAACACATGAGAAAATCAAACGTAGCAAAATCTATGCAAGTCACAAAACATTGACAGAGGTACTTCGATAGCAAGTTTGACGAAATTAAAGGTTCTATCATTGGGATGATTACGATACTGTGTAgttcctgtgttgttaagaagaaagacGCATTGTTTCTTCGGACATGAATACACGCATTGTACCTTTGCAGGCATTGTAGGCATTGCGCTAACTACATCTGTTATGAAATACGAGACAtgctttttaagtaagtaccgttttgaaatttaaaaaagacgtgctaagatatctcaataattttgtttttacatgaaagcctgtacctgacGCCATTAcactctgattcttccttgtttacgttgtgtactgaatgtttaagatgcctccgataatcgtgaggccctgcgactgtgaagtacgggctattattagatttcttagtgctaaaggccttaaggcgatcgatattcatcgtgagatctgtgcagtttacggaggaaacattatgagtgatggaatggtaagaaagtgggtgagagtatttaaatatggccgcacaaatgtgcatgatgaacaacggagtgggcgtccttgggtcgttaatgaaagtttggtgcagaaagtggacaataaggtgagagaaaacagacgctttacgatttcctccttgcgggatgactttcccaatgtttctcgtagtgttttgtatggcattgtgaccgagcactccacttaccgaaaattgtgcgcacgttgggtaccaaaaatgttgacggatgtgcacaaaaccaaacgggTAGACAGTGAGCGGTACCACatcgacggtgatgatttcttaagccaaattgttacgggcaatgaaacatgggtggcctacgtcacactagaatcaaagcaacagtccatggaagttgagcaagggtatAGTTTtgctgcaagataatgcccgtccgcatgtggcgaatcagaccaaagatctcatcaaatcttttcgatggaaaactctagatcatcctccgtacagctccgatcttgcgcccagtgactatcatctgttcctgCAGTGGaggaaacacctgggtggtcatcATCTTCAAGATGATGACGAAGTCTAAATAGTAGTGATgctgtggttaacaagtcaggcggcagacttctgtgaggagggtattcaaaaactggtacaacgttatgacaagtgcctcaatattgacggaatttATGCAGAAAAGTAAGTTAAGGTACAgggtttcatgtaataataaaattattgagaaatcTTAGCTCGTCTCTTGTTAATTTCAAAAcgctacttacttaaaaaaacacacctCGCATATGAAATTTATTCATCGTTGTGAATACGAACAACCAGCAGGTATAAGgaaacgacgacaatgaaaatcccCGTCGGATCGGAACTTGAACCGAGATTTCCTGCTGTACGCCATCACTTCAACCGCTTTGGCTGTCCATGCACAACCCACGGGCAGATCCAAATTTACGTATCTCGTCGTTTCTGCGTCACATTACGTGCTTGTACGaccattatgtaattcccgtacagggaaggACTTTTCTATTGAAAATTGGGTCCAGGTATCggctgataaatacgatattgcagggccTGTGTTGTTGAGAAGAATGATGCAATATTACTTCGGAAATACATGTCTATCCGAAGGAACGGGTACTGTGGTGACTACAGTCGTTACGAAATAAATGTATTACCAGTTTTGAATATGATCAACCACCAGCAgaataagggaatgacgacatgtCAGAAGGAACAATGCACCGCtcttctcaacaacacaggcaGTACGATATCGTGTTTATTCACCGATAATGgggagcgactttcaattaaaacgtcCTCCCTTTGCAGGAAAAACTTTACGTGTGCGTGAGGACAGATAAGTACGCAGTAACGGCaacaaatggaacgctgggttgTGAAGTGTGTCTTGCACGTTTAGCCAAAGCGATTAAAGCGACCGCTCGCTTAATGTGAGAaaaccaggttcgagtcccggtccggcacggattttcactgtagtcattcccttatacagctgacgaTTGTTCGTTTTCGCAACTACGAACACAGCTCATGCATTCGGGTGAATCAGAAAATGATTCTGCACGGAGTATCGAACCTGATATCCTCCCAAAAAATGAAAAGACCAGAGCTTCAAATGGATGACACCATTTGAACCCAAggaagtttaaatgaaaacttccAGTTTCGCATTGAAATCAAGAAAATAATTATGCAGGAACTACAGGATGTTCGTCAATGTATTTCAAACGCCTACTACAAATGCGCTCATACTGGATGCAATGAATCTTACCACACACGAAAGCTACAGGCacgattccaaaaaaatggttcaaatggctctgagcactatgggactcaactgctgtggtcttaagtcccctagaacttagaactacttaaacctaactaacctaaggacagcacacaacacccagccatcacgaggcaaagaaaatccctgaccccgccgggattcgaacccgggaacccgggcgtgggaagcgagaacgctaccgcacgaccacgagatgcgggcggcacgattcccggcggggtcagggattttctctgcctcgtgatgcctgggtgttgtgtgatgtccttaggttagttaggtttaagtagttctacgttctaggggactgatgaccatagatgttaagtcccacagtgctcagagccatttgaaccaagctacaGACAAGCAACCACTTTATCACACTGAAAAACACACGTTCCGCTACACTATCCAGGACCTCAAGCACTTTTTCAAACCTACGACCTAGATTTTGTAATGTGGCCGGCTGGATCTGACTGATCAAGTCAGCcataattcaaagaatattttctgAACACCCCAAAGACTAACCCAAAGAACGGAGTCAATACATTGGATACAGGACTGCTTCTTCGCACTAAACCTGGAGTAACTGATAGATGGAATCAGAAACAGcgaatgttgcaaataaaatagttataagtaGGGTATGTAACAGTCAGATAGATGTCAAACTTAACAATAGAAATTCGAATGTCAACAGTTTAAGTGAAAGATATATTGCTGCTTGTCGTAAAAATGACCCTTTAAGTTGCTGACAGGTAAAATTAAAAGATACATACACATTAGCTGTCAGAGA
Proteins encoded:
- the LOC126101293 gene encoding endocuticle structural glycoprotein ABD-5-like; the encoded protein is MNVITLLLAAAALSAALAQPQGFAARFTPRVASKLANVIQEFNNFNGIDPWRWGYTREDATTREEEGTVENDELKVRGSYMFATPEGTVHKVGYVADKDGYRASSEPPDQQLLDRLGTNAGLTLVGK